A window from Piliocolobus tephrosceles isolate RC106 chromosome 11, ASM277652v3, whole genome shotgun sequence encodes these proteins:
- the RALB gene encoding ras-related protein Ral-B, producing MAANKSKGQSSLALHKVIMVGSGGVGKSALTLQFMYDEFVEDYEPTKADSYRKKVVLDGEEVQIDILDTAGQEDYAAIRDNYFRSGEGFLLVFSITEHESFTATAEFREQILRVKAEEDKIPLLVVGNKSDLEERRQVPVEEARSKAEEWGVQYVETSAKTRANVDKVFFDLMREIRTKKMSENKDKNGKKSGKNKKSFKERCCLL from the exons ATGGCTGCCAACAAGAGCAAGGGCCAGAGCTCCTTGGCCCTCCACAAGGTGATCATGGTTGGCAGTGGAGGCGTTGGCAAGTCGGCCCTGACGCTTCAGTTCATGTATGACGAG TTTGTAGAAGACTATGAGCCTACCAAAGCTGACAGTTATAGAAAGAAAGTGGTTCTTGATGGGGAAGAAGTTCAGATAGATATTCTGGACACCGCTGGGCAAGAGGACTACGCAGCCATTCGAGATAACTACTTTCGGAGTGGGGAAGGGTTTCTTCTTGTGTTCTCAATCACAGAACATGAATCCTTTACAGCAACTGCCGAATTCAG GGAGCAGATTCTCCGTGTGAAGGCTGAGGAAGATAAAATTCCATTGCTTGTCGTGGGAAACAAGTCTGACTTAGAGGAGcggaggcaggtgcctgtggaGGAGGCCAGGAGTAAAGCCGAAGAGTGGGGCGTGCAGTATGTGGAGACATCGGCGAAGACGCGGGCCAACGTGGACAAG GTGTTCTTTGACCTAATGAGAGAAATCAGAACAAAGAAGATGtcagaaaacaaagacaagaatGGCAAGAAAAGCGGCAAgaacaagaaaagttttaaagaaagatGTTGCTTACTATGA